The following are encoded in a window of Garra rufa unplaced genomic scaffold, GarRuf1.0 hap1_unplaced_957, whole genome shotgun sequence genomic DNA:
- the LOC141317414 gene encoding RNA-binding protein 24-like has product MVIPHVQPASAASAAASPYLDYTGTAYAQYTAAAATAAAAAYDQYPYAASPAAAGYVAATTGYGYVQQPLASPAPGAAAAAFAQYQPQQLQTDRIQ; this is encoded by the coding sequence ATGGTGATCCCTCACGTCCAGCCGGCGTCTGCAGCCTCAGCCGCAGCGTCTCCGTACCTGGACTACACCGGCACCGCATACGCGCAATACACCGCAGCCGCCGCAACCGCCGCAGCCGCCGCTTACGATCAATACCCGTACGCCGCCTCGCCAGCCGCCGCGGGTTACGTCGCCGCCACGACCGGCTACGGTTACGTCCAGCAGCCTCTGGCGTCTCCCGCACCCGGAGCCGCGGCAGCCGCTTTCGCTCAGTACCAGCCGCAGCAGCTGCAGACGGACCGCATACAGTGA